In Candidatus Binataceae bacterium, one genomic interval encodes:
- a CDS encoding sigma-54 dependent transcriptional regulator: MARMLIVDDEKNIRTNLASFFQSLGHEAETAESGRAARAMIEAAPFDLVLTDYRMAEMNGLELLAEIRKRRPECMVILMTAYATVENAVAAMKAGAFDYVTKPFSLDQIQHLAERALQLQVLRAENRALRNAIDEAPLLDSGSPAMVRLMETARQAAASEATVLLSGESGTGKNVLARQIHRWSPRHERPFVVVNCTTLSEELLESELFGHVRGAFTGAIKDKPGRLEAADGGTVFLDEIADLSAGLQTKFLRFVQEQSFERVGGDRTIRVDIRIIAASNRDLRSEVAARRFREDLFYRLNVITLSVPPLRERPEDILPLAEWMLTAASVRNRRAPMQLSPEAAAALRNYRWPGNVRELRNALERAAVLCRSDLITPDDLPDSIFREAPEGITTSAAAAAASLEKIEREHIMRVLAQSATLDEAAATLGINVTTLWRKRKRYGID; encoded by the coding sequence ATGGCGCGGATGCTCATAGTTGACGACGAGAAGAATATCCGCACCAACCTGGCGTCGTTTTTCCAGTCGCTCGGCCACGAGGCCGAAACCGCCGAGAGCGGCCGCGCGGCGCGCGCGATGATCGAGGCGGCGCCGTTCGACCTGGTGCTGACGGACTACCGGATGGCCGAGATGAACGGGCTCGAGCTGCTGGCCGAGATCCGCAAGCGCCGCCCCGAGTGCATGGTGATCCTGATGACCGCGTACGCCACGGTCGAGAATGCGGTCGCCGCGATGAAGGCCGGCGCGTTCGACTACGTGACCAAGCCGTTTTCGCTAGACCAGATCCAGCACCTGGCCGAGCGCGCGCTGCAACTGCAGGTGCTGCGGGCCGAGAATCGCGCGCTGCGCAACGCGATCGACGAGGCTCCGCTGCTGGATTCGGGCAGCCCCGCGATGGTCCGACTGATGGAGACCGCGCGCCAGGCCGCGGCGAGCGAGGCGACCGTGCTGCTGAGCGGCGAGAGCGGCACCGGCAAGAACGTGCTGGCGCGCCAGATCCATCGATGGAGCCCGCGCCACGAGCGCCCGTTCGTGGTGGTCAATTGCACCACGCTTTCCGAGGAGCTGCTCGAGAGCGAGCTGTTCGGCCACGTCCGCGGCGCCTTCACCGGCGCGATCAAGGACAAGCCGGGGCGGCTGGAAGCGGCCGACGGCGGCACCGTCTTCCTCGATGAAATCGCCGACCTTTCCGCCGGCCTGCAAACCAAGTTCCTGCGCTTCGTACAGGAGCAGAGCTTCGAGCGGGTCGGCGGCGATCGCACCATCCGCGTCGACATCCGCATCATCGCCGCCTCCAATCGCGACCTGCGCTCGGAAGTCGCGGCGCGCCGCTTCCGCGAAGACCTGTTCTACCGCCTCAACGTCATCACGCTCTCGGTGCCGCCGCTGCGCGAGCGCCCCGAGGATATCCTGCCGCTGGCCGAATGGATGCTGACGGCGGCCAGCGTGCGCAATCGGCGCGCGCCGATGCAGCTTTCGCCCGAAGCCGCCGCCGCGCTCCGCAACTACCGCTGGCCGGGCAACGTGCGCGAACTGCGCAACGCCCTCGAGCGCGCCGCCGTGCTCTGCCGCAGCGACCTGATCACCCCCGACGACCTGCCCGATTCGATTTTCCGCGAAGCGCCGGAAGGCATCACGACGAGCGCGGCGGCAGCGGCGGCGAGCCTCGAGAAGATCGAGCGCGAGCACATCATGCGCGTGCTCGCCCAGAGCGCGACGC
- a CDS encoding ATP-binding protein, protein MSTPSLRARIRNVSLLLVVLIIGLGLYALPRVYRLGGSISETLHRNYTSIEAAQHMHQALWELQMAERNGNPRARLAASRDTFMHWMDVEDRDFTELGEPELAHDIESRGRRLFDEVAVAPPQARHDQQFDELHARLNDLIAMNQAAMWRADSRAAGLGKRLTAEFAAGLAVLLVTGIVLSWGLGWALTLPLTELAERLRGVSQRRTSVRLGPQSLAELESVAREFNEMADHLEQYEKLNVERLLYEKHKTEAIIESLEDGVVLIDSAGIVTHINEIAALIMDIEPAEALGSQFDDLSSNSPHYRRVRDALRGLRRAAPDGPRTEVQLHVRGRDHSYVLKPITLHRTEGAPLGTLLILQDVTYLRDQDRARSNLVETLSHELRTPLTSLALSAQMMQRHEDALDPRQRELLRTILEECARMKQLTDSLLNLARGELASISLARERLDLAQVAEDVAGRFRLQAEEKHIALESHIAQVPPVSGDPVKLSWVVSNLIGNALRYTPEGGRIEVATSSADDTVRLEVADTGPGIAPELRDYVFERFAQYGDGAEKGSAGLGLAIVKDIVVAHGGRIFVTGNSPAGSRFVVQLPAAREG, encoded by the coding sequence ATGAGCACGCCGTCGCTGCGCGCGCGCATCCGCAACGTCAGCCTGCTGCTGGTAGTGCTGATAATCGGGCTCGGCCTCTACGCGCTGCCCCGCGTGTACCGGCTCGGCGGCTCGATCAGCGAGACGCTCCATCGCAACTACACCAGCATCGAGGCCGCCCAGCACATGCATCAGGCGCTGTGGGAACTGCAGATGGCCGAGCGCAACGGCAACCCGCGCGCGCGCCTTGCCGCCTCCCGCGACACCTTCATGCACTGGATGGATGTCGAGGATCGCGATTTTACCGAGCTGGGCGAGCCCGAACTGGCGCACGATATCGAGAGCCGCGGGCGCCGGCTGTTCGACGAGGTCGCCGTGGCGCCGCCGCAGGCACGCCACGACCAGCAGTTCGACGAACTGCACGCGCGGCTGAACGATCTGATCGCGATGAACCAGGCCGCGATGTGGCGCGCGGACAGCCGCGCCGCCGGCCTCGGCAAGCGCCTGACCGCCGAATTCGCCGCCGGCCTCGCGGTCCTGCTCGTGACCGGCATCGTGCTTTCCTGGGGTCTTGGATGGGCGCTGACGCTGCCGCTGACCGAGCTGGCCGAACGCCTGCGCGGGGTGAGCCAGCGCCGCACCTCGGTGCGGCTCGGGCCGCAGTCGCTGGCCGAGCTCGAGAGCGTCGCACGCGAGTTCAATGAGATGGCCGACCATCTGGAACAATACGAAAAGCTCAACGTCGAGCGCCTGCTCTACGAGAAGCACAAGACCGAGGCCATCATCGAAAGCCTCGAAGACGGCGTGGTGCTGATCGACTCGGCCGGAATCGTGACCCACATCAACGAGATCGCCGCCCTGATCATGGACATCGAACCCGCCGAGGCGCTGGGCAGCCAGTTCGACGACCTGAGCAGTAACTCGCCGCACTACCGCCGGGTGCGCGACGCGCTGCGCGGGCTCAGGCGCGCCGCGCCCGACGGGCCGCGCACCGAGGTGCAACTGCACGTGCGCGGACGCGACCATTCGTACGTGCTCAAGCCGATCACGCTCCATCGTACCGAGGGGGCCCCGCTCGGCACTCTGCTAATCCTGCAGGACGTGACCTATTTGCGCGACCAGGACCGCGCGCGCAGCAACCTGGTCGAAACGCTTTCGCACGAACTGCGCACGCCCCTCACGTCGCTCGCGCTTTCCGCGCAGATGATGCAGCGCCACGAGGATGCGCTCGACCCCCGTCAGCGCGAGCTGTTGCGCACGATTCTCGAAGAATGCGCGCGGATGAAGCAGCTCACCGACAGCCTGCTCAATCTCGCGCGCGGCGAGCTCGCCTCGATCTCGCTCGCGCGCGAGCGGCTCGACCTCGCGCAGGTGGCCGAAGACGTCGCCGGGCGCTTCCGCCTGCAGGCCGAGGAAAAGCACATCGCGCTCGAGAGCCATATCGCCCAGGTACCGCCGGTCAGCGGCGATCCGGTCAAGCTTTCGTGGGTCGTGTCGAACCTGATCGGCAACGCGCTTCGCTATACTCCCGAGGGCGGGCGGATCGAGGTTGCGACCAGCTCCGCCGATGACACGGTGCGGCTGGAGGTCGCGGACACCGGCCCGGGTATCGCGCCCGAGCTTCGCGACTACGTATTCGAACGCTTCGCGCAGTATGGCGACGGCGCCGAAAAGGGCTCGGCGGGACTGGGCCTGGCGATCGTAAAGGACATCGTGGTGGCTCACGGCGGGCGCATCTTCGTCACCGGAAATTCGCCGGCCGGCAGCCGCTTCGTGGTCCAGTTGCCGGCGGCGCGGGAGGGCTGA
- a CDS encoding sensor histidine kinase KdpD has product MAEERPAPESFLDLVAEQRKGRLKIYIGAAAGVGKTWRMLEEAHELRNKGVEVVLGFIETHRRADTEDMVGDLEMVARRKLNYRGVEMEEMDVDAIVARKPEVAIVDELAHTNVAGSKHEKRYQDIEELLAAGINVISAMNIQHIESLNPRMKRLTGVDVRETVPDSFLARADQIVNVDVTVEALRERLREGKIYPAAQIEHALKNFFKPTNLASLREVALREVARGLSRQREDREALQREGGRRTLPTERVMVGLSSNARDRGMLLRKACRIAGQLGADWYAVHVETPSEAVSRVSTRDFVSLLDNINLASDLGAETVWLKSENIVAAMLEFARTHGVTKIVLGRTHQPLWRRLLKGDVTKRLLGAASDFDVEIVGGEDVGETEKES; this is encoded by the coding sequence ATGGCTGAAGAACGTCCCGCGCCCGAATCATTTCTCGATCTGGTCGCCGAGCAGCGCAAGGGCCGGCTCAAGATCTACATTGGCGCGGCAGCCGGAGTGGGCAAGACCTGGCGGATGCTCGAGGAGGCGCACGAGCTGCGCAACAAGGGCGTCGAGGTCGTGCTCGGCTTCATCGAAACCCATCGGCGCGCCGACACCGAGGACATGGTGGGCGACCTGGAGATGGTGGCGCGGCGCAAGCTGAACTATCGCGGCGTCGAAATGGAAGAGATGGACGTCGACGCGATCGTGGCGCGCAAGCCCGAGGTCGCGATCGTCGACGAGCTTGCGCATACCAACGTCGCCGGCTCCAAGCATGAAAAGCGCTACCAGGACATCGAGGAGCTGCTCGCGGCGGGCATCAACGTGATCAGCGCGATGAACATCCAGCACATCGAAAGCCTCAATCCGCGGATGAAGCGGCTGACCGGCGTCGACGTGCGCGAAACCGTGCCCGACTCCTTCCTCGCCCGCGCCGACCAGATCGTCAACGTGGACGTGACCGTTGAGGCGCTGCGCGAGCGGCTGCGCGAGGGAAAGATCTACCCGGCCGCGCAGATCGAGCACGCGCTCAAGAACTTTTTCAAGCCGACCAACCTCGCTTCGCTGCGCGAGGTTGCGCTGCGCGAGGTCGCGCGCGGCCTGAGCCGCCAGCGCGAGGACCGCGAGGCGCTGCAGCGCGAGGGCGGCCGGCGCACGCTGCCGACCGAGCGCGTGATGGTCGGGCTCTCCTCCAACGCGCGCGATCGCGGGATGCTGCTGCGCAAGGCCTGCCGCATCGCGGGGCAGCTCGGCGCCGATTGGTACGCGGTGCACGTCGAAACGCCGTCCGAGGCGGTCAGCCGGGTCAGCACCCGGGACTTCGTCAGCCTGCTCGACAACATCAACCTCGCAAGCGACCTCGGCGCTGAAACCGTGTGGCTCAAATCGGAGAACATCGTCGCCGCCATGCTCGAATTCGCGCGCACGCACGGAGTCACCAAGATCGTGCTGGGCCGCACCCATCAGCCGCTCTGGCGCCGCCTGCTCAAGGGCGACGTGACCAAACGGCTGCTCGGCGCGGCGAGCGATTTCGACGTCGAGATCGTGGGCGGCGAAGACGTCGGCGAGACGGAAAAAGAATCATGA